A genomic region of Antennarius striatus isolate MH-2024 chromosome 2, ASM4005453v1, whole genome shotgun sequence contains the following coding sequences:
- the emp3b gene encoding epithelial membrane protein 3b (MAM blood group) — protein MAYLLMFVTLMHLITLAMLLIATMEKSWWEWDGMENSDLWYNCRFDNFTGTWLCASSKESEWLQAVQVLMVLSVVFSSVSFLVFLGQLFTMSKGGLFYFTGLCQVFSGLTAFSAALIYTLHNEEILQDSRELTSGHFGYCYILAWVCVPLLLCSGVIYIHLRKKE, from the exons ATGGCATACCTACTCATGTTTGTGACCTTGATGCATCTCATCACACTGGCAATGCTTCTCATTGCAACCATGGAGAAG TCCTGGTGGGAGTGGGATGGCATGGAGAACTCTGACCTATGGTACAACTGCAGGTTTGACAACTTTACAGGCACCTGGTTGTGTGCATCTTCCAAAGAAAGCG aGTGGCTTCAGGCAGTGCAGGTCCTGATGGTTCTCTCAGTGGTTTTCTCTTCAGTCTCCTTCTTGGTGTTTTTGGGTCAACTGTTCACCATGTCCAAAGGTGGACTTTTCTACTTCACAGGCCTGTGCCAAGTCTTTTCAG gtttgacCGCCTTCTCTGCAGCACTCATCTACACTTTGCACAATGAAGAAATCCTACAGGACTCCAGAGAACTGACGTCAGGACACTTTGGCTACTGCTACATCCTAGCCTGGGTGTGTGTCCCTTTGTTGCTGTGTAGCGGTGTCATATACATCCACTTGCGTAAGAAAGAATGA
- the zmynd12 gene encoding zinc finger MYND domain-containing protein 12, translating into MAAEPFVLGSRAKTTPSGLQGGTEKLCELCGARAHLQCPKCRVTFYCNAEHQQADWVGIHERICELLVPIRSPTNSSLQRAGRIEMQLKKAELIDICRLVAQDKLSEGKYQESLPAAEFCLRSSLDVHGSSCVQIVPAYLLLAEANIGLRNLSMAAELLSQAEWAAFKSPECGPAVRHRLHRSLGRLHVATGNLEAALFNFANDIYFSSEEYDVDSTVTCGGYFLMAEVFVQQGKMPIAHSLYSEVARIWHCHLTELVKTHNQYARDSNVLAESSIDRAQRADVDKMLRTVLEFEQNDFRKDSTQTALVAHCLAMLWFLGEDSFKARGFCNMALQASQLIPNHDLTKPICGLLQLLQGLPTEPLCF; encoded by the exons ATGGCAGCCGAACCCTTTGTTCTCGGCTCAAGAGCGAAGACAACTCCTTCCGGCTTACAGGGGGGAACAGAAAAGTTGTGTGAACTCTGTGGAGCCAGAGCCCACCTGCAATGCCCTAAGTGTCGGGTCACGTTTTACTG TAATGCAGAGCACCAGCAGGCTGACTGGGTGGGGATACATGAAAGAATATGTGAGTTGCTTGTTCCCATTCGCTCTCCGACAAACTCAAGTCTCCAGCGTGCTGGACGTATTGAAATGCAACTTAAGAAG GCAGAGCTGATTGACATTTGTAGGTTGGTGGCTCAGGATAAGCTCTCTGAGGGGAAATATCAGGAGTCTCTGCCTGCTGCCGAGTTCTGCTTGCGCTCCTCCTTAGATGTCCATGGTTCCAGTTGTGTTCAAATAGTCCCTGCCTACCTGCTCCTGGCTGAAGCCAACATAG GTTTGAGAAATCTATCCATGGCAGCAGAGCTCCTGTCTCAGGCAGAGTGGGCAGCATTTAAGAGTCCAGAATGTGGTCCCGCTGTCCGTCACCGGCTTCACAGAAGTCTGGGCCGCCTCCACGTGGCAACAGGAAACCTTGAAGCAGCACTGTTTAACTTTGCAAATGAT ATATACTTTTCCAGTGAGGAGTACGATGTGGATAGCACAGTCACCTGTGGTGGCTACTTCCTCATGGCTGAAGTGTTTGTCCAACAGGGAAAGATGCCCATTGCTCATTCCTTGTACAGTGag GTGGCACGTATTTGGCACTGCCATTTGACAGAACTTGTCAAGACCCACAACCAGTATGCCCGAGATTCTAATGTCTTGGCAGAGTCCTCTATTG ACAGAGCCCAGCGAGCTGATGTTGATAAGATGCTAAGAACAGTGTTGGAGTTTGAGCAAAATGACTTCAGAAAAGACTCAACCCAAACTGCACTCGTGGCCCACTGCTTGGCCATGCTCTGGTTCCTGGGAGAAGACTCCTTCAAG GCACGAGGATTTTGCAACATGGCCTTGCAAGCCAGCCAGCTGATACCAAACCACGACCTGACGAAGCCTATCTGTGGCCTGCTTCAGCTGCTGCAGGGTCTGCCGACAGAACCACTTTGTTTCTGA